A window of the Candida orthopsilosis Co 90-125, chromosome 1 draft sequence genome harbors these coding sequences:
- a CDS encoding Rpn9 protein (S. cerevisiae homolog RPN9 has structural molecule activity, has role in ubiquitin-dependent protein catabolic process, proteasome assembly and localizes to proteasome storage granule, proteasome regulatory lid subcomplex), translated as MSAMDIDSNDVSTVLATIRSELDNSELISLFYQLEDYYERKLWHQLTQQLDEFYYKFDQDQISAELKHKIYTQFIQQFAMKLNLIKVVDFLIASGFNDETTLDKLTSLKQEYIKYLKRENNFKDNEDGSEDPEFTTLLFNDESLIYIDLQISRYYLYLKQFEQSESTMAKIESKFDNLNNDLSAKINAAYYLTKSLEYKLHDNYNAYYTNGLLFLSSVPSLTSEEKVKLCYDLCIAALLGDKVYNFGELILHDILQEIAAEDSPYNWLYNLIHALNAGDLSQFNHWLSIAFTKSPQLRSHQVFIKQKIIIMALLELISTKSTTNKRITFKEISEFTGTPLNDVEHLIIKCFSLKLIQGYINQIDEILVITWLQPRILNLKQVYNLYTHLVDWDHKVEQLGNLVYQSGGTVWAGI; from the coding sequence ATGTCTGCAATGGATATAGATTCAAACGACGTTTCCACCGTCTTAGCCACAATAAGACTGGAACTAGATAACTCCGAATTAATCTCCTTGTTCTATCAATTGGAAGATTATTATGAACGTAAATTATGGCATCAATtaactcaacaattggatgaGTTTTACTACAAGTTTGACCAAGATCAAATCTCAGCCGAATTGAAACACAAGATTTATACacaatttattcaacaatttgccatgaagttgaatttaaTCAAAGTTGTCGATTTCTTAATTGCTTCGGGGTTTAATGATGAAACTACATTGGAtaaattgacaagtttgaaacaagaatACATCAAGTATCTCAAACGggaaaacaatttcaaagataatgaagatgggTCAGAAGATCCCGAGTTCACAACACTTTTATTTAATGATGAATCATTAATTTATATTGATTTACAAATTAGTCGTTATTACTTGTacttgaaacaatttgaacaaagtgaatcaacaatggcCAAAATTGAGCTGAagtttgataatttaaATAATGATTTAAGTGCAAAGATTAATGCTGCTTATTACTTGACTAAATCATTGGAGTATAAATTACATGACAATTATAATGCTTATTATACAAATGGATTAttatttctttcttcagTACCTTCATTAACATCAGAAGAAAAAGTCAAATTATGCTATGATTTATGTATTGCTGCGTTATTGGGTGATAAAGTTTACAATTTCGGTGAGTTAATCTTGCATGATATCTTGCAAGAAATTGCCGCTGAAGATTCACCATATAATTGGTTATACAACTTAATTCATGCATTAAATGCTGGTGATTTATCCCAATTCAACCATTGGTTATCCATTGCATTTACCAAATCACCTCAATTACGACTGCATCAAGTGTttattaaacaaaagattattATAATGGCATTATTGGAATTAATTTCGACAAAGTCAACCACAAATAAACGTATCACATTTAAGGAAATCAGTGAGTTTACGGGAACTCCTTTGAACGATGTTGAACATTTGATTATTAAATGCTTTTCATTGAAGTTGATCCAGGGTTATATCAACCAAATCGATGAAATATTGGTTATAACTTGGTTACAACCAAGaatattgaatttaaaaCAAGTTTATAACTTGTATACTCATTTGGTTGATTGGGATCATAAAGTTGAACAGTTGGGTAATCTTGTGTATCAAAGCGGAGGAACCGTATGGGCTGGTATATAG
- a CDS encoding Snx4 sorting nexin: MSSDDQFTSIQWDREDLAKDQVDTTTKVDPITEESNSQPNSEGKASDTIESRIAGDVETDDQNVAPETEADNIHESNGDDPSASLFISSGIGGHSNQESNQKGDNHESQHEATGGELGAGKQSGNEEASITGSKPVDTTLFDKYKIEVSATHPSRDLDASSKPFISYLVTTTTDNPNILKLIKEKKVDGDDEQYRTFSVRRRYGDFRYLYESLSNDFPTVMIPPLPSKSNIKYLTGDTFSHEFVHKRLHSLDRFLRFIVQHRVLSQSSIFHLFISDSSDWNTFTTSLKLKELNVNGEQGGLVNKVVNEELITEKLMNFLTSSKHKKETNRDILEINDKLKKLYENLLKLDRIFTKLNRKNRDLKSDYEQLSKQILKISNLQNDQREDTAITSNFKIFAEALDFFSESWGSLYTYMDESFLVSLKDCSKYIIGLTNLIELLHNKKIDLQVLQDYLNKSRNELGNATGHHHQPGHQTSGNSGIVSSTTQLIKDTISTSATSHIGSSATDSKIHKLQVKVQELENEIELQAKLINEFTEKIINEEYPNWERFNKLELKNSMLGLCDKQIDFYKGLVDNWSDVELKLSKRLEELS; this comes from the coding sequence ATGAGTTCTGACGATCAATTTACTTCGATTCAGTGGGATAGGGAAGATTTGGCAAAGGATCAGGTCgatacaacaacaaaggtAGATCCAATCACGGAGGAATCCAATTCTCAACCCAACTCCGAGGGCAAGGCGAgtgatacaattgaatcaaggATAGCAGGCGATGTTGAAACGGATGATCAAAACGTAGCACCAGAGACTGAAGCCGATAATATTCATGAGTCCAACGGAGATGATCCTAGTGCCTCGTTATTCATTTCTAGTGGCATTGGTGgtcattcaaatcaagaatcaaatcagAAAGGTGACAACCATGAATCTCAACATGAAGCTACTGGAGGTGAACTAGGGGCTGGTAAACAATCTGGAAATGAGGAAGCATCTATTACTGGGTCCAAACCTGTGGATACAACGTTATTTGACAAGTACAAGATTGAAGTTTCTGCCACCCATCCCAGTAGGGATTTAGATGCGTCGTCAAAACCATTTATTTCATACTTGGTCACAACAACTACTGATAACCCCAACATACTCAAACTTATCAAGGAGAAAAAAGtagatggtgatgatgagcAATATCGTACCTTTAGTGTACGTCGGAGATATGGAGACTTTCGTTATTTGTATGAGAGTTTAAGCAATGATTTCCCTACGGTTATGATCCCTCCTTTACCATCAAAACTGAACATAAAGTATTTAACAGGGGACACTTTTAGTCATGAATTTGTACACAAGAGATTGCATTCATTAGATAGATTTTTGCGATTTATTGTCCAGCACCGTGTATTGTCCCAACTGTCCATTTTCCATTTATTTATCAGTGATTCAAGTGATTGGAATACATTCACAACATCTTTGAAACTTAAAGAGTTGAATGTTAATGGGGAACAAGGTGGGTTGGTGAACAAGGTTGTCAATGAAGAGTTAATtactgaaaaattgatgaactTTCTTACATCCTCGAAACACAAGAAGGAAACCAATCGGGATATATTGGAAATCAAtgacaagttgaagaaattgtatGAAAATTTGCTCAAGTTGGATCGCATCttcacaaaattgaatagaAAAAACCGTGATTTAAAAAGCGATTACGAACAGCTTCTGAAACAGATTTTAAAGATTTCAAACTTGCAAAATGATCAACGAGAGGATACAGCTATtacatccaatttcaaaatatttgcTGAAGCACTTGATTTCTTCCTGGAATCATGGGGCCTGTTGTATACATATATGGATGAATCGTTCTTAGTTCTGTTGAAGGATTGTTCAAAATACATTATTGGTCTTACAAACTTGATTGAGTTGCTACATAATAAAAAGATAGATTTGCAAGTGTTGCAGGATTACTTGAACAAGAGTAGAAATGAATTGGGAAATGCAACTGGACACCACCATCAACCAGGTCATCAGACAAGTGGTAATAGTGGTATAGTGAGTAGTACAACTCAGTTGATTAAAGATACAATATCGACTTCAGCTACATCGCATATAGGGTCTAGTGCTACTGACTCAAAAATCCACAAATTACAAGTCAAGGTACAAgagttggaaaatgaaattgaattacAAGCTAAGTTGATTAACGAGTTCACTGAAAAGATTATCAACGAAGAGTACCCAAATTGGGAACGGTTTAACAAGTTGGAGTTGAAGAATTCTATGCTTGGGTTGTGCGATAAGCAGATTGATTTTTATAAAGGATTGGTTGATAATTGGAgtgatgttgaattgaaactttcGAAACGATTAGAAGAGTTGAGTTGA